Proteins found in one Thermopolyspora flexuosa genomic segment:
- a CDS encoding (Fe-S)-binding protein, translated as MTHRPASDARPDAHAGEGRPAPASAGIFDPGLLDRCISCGFCLPVCPTYKLTGQETSSPRGRITLMRALEAGKLADGDPTLAEEASFCLGCRACETVCPAGVRYGELLEQWRDHQWRGRRRPLLARLLMAVVSRPGLLALQRLVRRYATGRGGPRRGAVPATAPTGSGTARSGGAPARDGAARPASLMLGCVERGLYPEVSRAVLRLRPELAVPGGQGCCGALHAHNGDSATGRELALKLGERLDGVIVTTAGGCAAHLAHHLGRERVAELSEYLERTGYRPAGEVRVGGRRARVALQDSCHLRNALGVTRPPRELIAAVADYVELPNAGDCCGAAGTYSLLRPADSRAVLDPKLEAIEAAGVDYVVALNPGCLRQLRQGLRRAGSKVRAIHLAELLAMAENGSTAR; from the coding sequence ATGACCCACCGCCCCGCCTCCGACGCCCGCCCCGACGCGCACGCCGGGGAGGGCCGGCCCGCGCCCGCCTCGGCGGGGATCTTCGACCCCGGGCTGCTCGACCGCTGCATCTCCTGCGGGTTCTGCCTGCCGGTCTGCCCCACCTACAAGCTCACCGGCCAGGAGACCTCCTCCCCGCGCGGGCGCATCACGCTCATGCGGGCGCTGGAGGCCGGGAAGCTCGCCGACGGCGACCCGACGCTCGCCGAGGAGGCGTCGTTCTGCCTCGGCTGCCGGGCCTGCGAGACCGTGTGCCCCGCCGGAGTGCGGTACGGCGAGCTGCTCGAGCAGTGGCGCGACCACCAGTGGCGGGGGCGGCGGCGGCCGCTCCTCGCCCGGCTGCTCATGGCCGTGGTGTCCCGGCCGGGCCTGCTGGCGCTGCAGCGGCTGGTCCGCCGGTACGCCACCGGGCGGGGCGGGCCGCGGCGCGGAGCCGTACCCGCGACCGCCCCGACCGGATCCGGCACGGCCCGGTCCGGCGGGGCGCCGGCGCGGGACGGTGCGGCCCGCCCCGCCTCGCTCATGCTCGGCTGCGTTGAGCGCGGCCTCTACCCGGAGGTGTCCCGGGCCGTGCTGAGGCTGCGGCCCGAGCTCGCCGTACCCGGCGGGCAGGGGTGCTGCGGGGCGCTGCACGCGCACAACGGCGACTCGGCGACCGGGCGGGAGCTCGCGCTCAAGCTGGGCGAACGCCTCGACGGCGTGATCGTGACCACGGCCGGCGGGTGCGCCGCGCACCTCGCCCACCACCTGGGGCGGGAGCGGGTGGCCGAGCTGAGCGAGTACCTGGAGCGGACCGGGTACCGGCCGGCCGGCGAGGTCCGGGTCGGCGGGCGGCGGGCCCGGGTCGCGCTGCAGGACTCCTGCCACCTGCGGAACGCGCTCGGCGTCACCCGGCCGCCGCGCGAGCTGATCGCCGCGGTCGCGGACTACGTCGAACTGCCGAACGCGGGCGACTGCTGCGGGGCCGCGGGCACCTACTCGCTGCTGCGGCCCGCCGACAGCCGTGCCGTACTCGACCCCAAGCTGGAGGCGATCGAGGCGGCGGGCGTCGACTACGTCGTCGCGCTCAACCCCGGCTGCCTGCGCCAGCTCCGGCAGGGGCTGCGCCGGGCGGGCAGCAAGGTCAGGGCGATCCACCTCGCCGAGCTGCTCGCCATGGCCGAAAACGGCTCGACGGCCCGCTGA
- a CDS encoding FAD-binding oxidoreductase: protein MRGDLARDLAGIVGERHVRVDDGALAAHARDATPLFEASPQAVVYPGSTAEVAEILRYATANRVPVVPRGGGSNLCAAAVPLHGGIVMVLTRLNEILEISREELLARVQPGVTTAALAAAAAEQGLLYAPDPGSHTVSTIGGNIATCAGGLRGLKYGVTRNYVLGLEAVLPTGEIIRTGGRLWKDVAGYDLTRLLTGSEGTLAVITEATVALLPKPKESGTGVAYFASLADASRAVTAVIAAGIVPATLEFLDHKCIAAVEEFARLGLRLDAGALLLFGDDGEADAVAANLDRIKGICADIGALEVTLAENVARADALLAARRCSLPALSRLGPLTVLEDVTVPRHRLAEMVDRIDEIADRYELRIATFGHAGDGNLHPTCVLDPHDHAAIERCHKAFAEIFSAAIALDGTITGEHGVGAAKLPYLEERLGADQVALLGRIKRAFDPAGILNPGKLGS from the coding sequence ATGCGTGGGGACCTGGCGAGGGACTTGGCCGGCATCGTGGGCGAGCGCCACGTACGGGTGGACGACGGCGCCCTCGCCGCCCACGCCCGCGACGCGACCCCGCTGTTCGAGGCGTCGCCGCAGGCCGTGGTGTACCCGGGCAGCACCGCCGAGGTGGCGGAGATCCTGCGGTACGCCACGGCGAACCGGGTGCCGGTCGTGCCGCGCGGCGGCGGGTCGAACCTCTGCGCGGCGGCCGTACCGCTGCACGGCGGCATCGTGATGGTGCTCACCAGGCTCAACGAGATCCTCGAGATCAGCCGCGAGGAGCTGCTCGCACGGGTCCAGCCGGGCGTCACCACCGCCGCCCTGGCCGCCGCGGCCGCCGAGCAGGGCCTGCTGTACGCGCCCGACCCGGGCAGCCACACGGTGTCCACGATCGGCGGCAACATCGCCACGTGCGCGGGCGGGCTGCGCGGGCTCAAGTACGGCGTGACCCGCAACTACGTGCTCGGCCTGGAGGCCGTGCTGCCCACCGGGGAGATCATCCGTACCGGCGGGCGGCTGTGGAAGGACGTGGCCGGGTACGACCTCACCCGGCTGCTCACCGGCTCCGAGGGCACCCTCGCGGTGATCACCGAGGCCACGGTGGCGCTGCTGCCCAAGCCGAAGGAGAGCGGCACCGGCGTGGCGTACTTCGCCTCGCTCGCCGACGCCTCGCGGGCGGTGACCGCGGTGATCGCGGCCGGGATCGTGCCGGCCACGCTGGAGTTCCTCGACCACAAGTGCATCGCCGCGGTGGAGGAGTTCGCCAGGCTCGGGCTGCGGCTCGACGCGGGGGCGCTGCTGCTGTTCGGCGACGACGGGGAGGCCGACGCGGTCGCGGCCAACCTCGACCGGATCAAGGGCATCTGCGCCGACATCGGCGCGCTGGAGGTGACGCTCGCCGAGAACGTCGCCCGCGCCGACGCGCTGCTCGCCGCCCGCCGCTGCTCGCTGCCCGCGCTCTCCCGGCTCGGCCCGCTCACCGTGCTGGAGGACGTGACCGTGCCGCGGCACCGGCTCGCCGAGATGGTCGACCGGATCGACGAGATCGCCGACCGGTACGAGCTGCGCATCGCCACCTTCGGGCACGCCGGGGACGGCAACCTCCACCCGACCTGCGTGCTCGACCCGCACGACCACGCGGCGATCGAACGCTGCCACAAGGCGTTCGCGGAGATCTTCTCGGCCGCGATCGCGCTCGACGGCACGATCACCGGGGAGCACGGGGTGGGCGCGGCGAAGCTGCCCTACCTCGAAGAACGCCTCGGCGCCGACCAGGTCGCCCTGCTCGGGCGGATCAAGCGCGCCTTCGACCCCGCAGGAATCCTCAACCCCGGAAAGCTCGGATCATGA
- a CDS encoding RidA family protein codes for MSATASRRLISSGSPFEEEIGYSRAVVADGWVFVSGTTGFDYTTMTISGDPAEQARQCLRNIEAAPAEAGSRLADVVRVRYLVPDPADFERCTPVLREFFGDIRPAATMLSCGLADPRMRIEIEVTARIGSGG; via the coding sequence ATGTCGGCCACGGCATCCCGCAGGTTGATCTCGAGCGGCTCGCCGTTCGAGGAGGAGATCGGGTACTCGCGTGCGGTCGTGGCCGACGGCTGGGTCTTCGTGTCGGGCACCACCGGCTTCGACTACACGACCATGACCATCTCCGGCGACCCGGCGGAACAGGCCCGCCAATGCCTGCGCAACATCGAGGCCGCGCCGGCGGAGGCGGGCTCCCGCCTGGCCGACGTCGTCCGGGTCCGCTACCTCGTGCCCGACCCGGCCGACTTCGAGCGCTGCACGCCGGTCCTCCGCGAGTTCTTCGGCGACATCCGCCCCGCCGCCACCATGCTCTCCTGCGGCCTCGCCGACCCGCGCATGCGCATCGAGATCGAGGTCACCGCCCGCATCGGCAGCGGCGGCTGA
- a CDS encoding YdcF family protein translates to MSERPPVTPEQWADAALVWDYHRLGHAPRPCAVAIGLGSHDLGVAGHAAKLYHQGMFPLVVFTGATTPSTAGRFPRGEAVHFREHALALGVPDEAILVEPRARNTGENIAFSRALLRERGIAPESVMLVSKPYMERRAYATCRRQWPEVEVVCASAPPPLREYARTIGDDHLVIDMLVGDLQRILEYPKRGFAIPQHVPEPVLAAYRRLVAAGFDTRLITA, encoded by the coding sequence ATGAGCGAACGTCCCCCGGTGACGCCGGAGCAGTGGGCCGATGCCGCCCTGGTCTGGGACTACCACCGCCTGGGGCACGCACCGCGGCCGTGCGCGGTCGCGATCGGGCTGGGCAGCCACGACCTAGGGGTGGCGGGCCATGCCGCGAAGCTCTATCACCAGGGCATGTTTCCGTTGGTGGTCTTCACCGGCGCGACCACTCCGTCCACCGCCGGCCGGTTTCCGCGCGGGGAGGCCGTGCACTTCCGGGAGCACGCGCTCGCGCTCGGGGTGCCGGACGAGGCGATCCTCGTGGAGCCGCGGGCGCGGAACACCGGGGAGAACATCGCGTTCAGCCGGGCCCTGCTGCGCGAACGGGGGATCGCGCCCGAGTCGGTGATGCTGGTGAGCAAGCCGTACATGGAGCGCCGTGCCTACGCGACCTGTCGCCGGCAGTGGCCCGAGGTGGAGGTGGTCTGCGCCTCCGCGCCGCCGCCGCTGCGGGAGTACGCCCGGACCATTGGTGACGACCACCTCGTCATCGACATGCTCGTCGGTGATCTCCAGCGCATCCTCGAGTACCCGAAGCGGGGCTTCGCCATCCCCCAGCACGTTCCCGAGCCGGTGCTCGCCGCCTACCGGAGGCTCGTCGCGGCCGGCTTCGACACCCGGTTGATCACCGCCTGA